A stretch of [Clostridium] innocuum DNA encodes these proteins:
- the argJ gene encoding bifunctional glutamate N-acetyltransferase/amino-acid acetyltransferase ArgJ, producing the protein MVTWMENGICAPVGFQAAGIHCGIRRNRSKKDLALIYSSVMCTAASTYTLNKVKGAPIAVTKRHLQDGHAQAIICNSGNANTCNANGEEIANRMCELCAQELNLNAEDIIVASTGVIGEPLSITPFEKHMQELVSALDVKGGSDACEGIMTTDTFKKQFAVTFTLQGRVCHIGGMAKGSGMIHPNMATMLAFLTTDVAISAELLDAVVHEVVADTFNMVSVDGDTSTNDMLSILANGLAKNPEICERNEDYEAFKQALMEICVEISRNIAKDGEGATKLLTCRVASAKDTKTAKAIAKSVVTSSLFKAAMFGRDANWGRILCAIGYAEGDFDIHKVDVTLASKAGRMLVCKDGAGCGFDEEEALCILSESEIDILIDMKQGSAQATAWGCDLTYDYVKINGDYRT; encoded by the coding sequence ATGGTTACTTGGATGGAAAACGGTATTTGTGCACCTGTGGGCTTTCAGGCTGCTGGAATTCACTGCGGGATACGCAGGAACCGCTCGAAAAAGGATCTGGCTCTGATTTACAGCAGTGTCATGTGTACGGCTGCCAGCACATATACATTAAACAAGGTGAAGGGAGCACCGATCGCTGTTACAAAGCGGCATCTGCAGGACGGTCATGCCCAGGCGATCATCTGCAATTCCGGCAATGCAAATACCTGCAACGCCAATGGAGAGGAAATCGCAAATCGCATGTGTGAGCTTTGCGCACAGGAGCTGAATCTAAACGCAGAGGATATCATCGTTGCTTCTACCGGAGTCATTGGTGAGCCGCTGAGCATTACACCGTTTGAAAAGCACATGCAGGAGCTGGTTTCTGCACTGGATGTGAAGGGCGGAAGCGATGCCTGTGAGGGAATCATGACCACAGACACCTTTAAGAAACAATTCGCAGTGACCTTTACGCTGCAGGGCAGGGTATGTCATATCGGCGGTATGGCCAAGGGGAGCGGTATGATTCACCCCAACATGGCAACGATGCTGGCATTCCTCACAACTGATGTGGCGATTTCTGCCGAGCTGCTGGATGCCGTTGTGCATGAGGTAGTCGCAGACACCTTTAATATGGTCAGTGTCGATGGGGATACCTCAACGAATGACATGCTGAGTATTCTTGCGAATGGTCTGGCAAAGAATCCGGAAATCTGTGAGCGTAATGAGGATTATGAAGCCTTTAAGCAGGCACTGATGGAAATCTGTGTGGAAATCAGTCGAAATATCGCCAAGGACGGGGAAGGAGCTACCAAGCTGCTGACCTGCAGGGTAGCCTCTGCCAAGGATACGAAAACAGCGAAAGCGATTGCAAAATCCGTTGTCACAAGCTCTTTGTTCAAGGCTGCCATGTTCGGACGTGATGCCAACTGGGGGCGTATCCTGTGTGCCATCGGATATGCAGAGGGGGATTTTGATATTCATAAGGTGGATGTCACGCTAGCCAGTAAGGCAGGCCGTATGCTGGTATGTAAGGATGGCGCAGGCTGCGGCTTTGATGAGGAAGAGGCACTTTGTATTTTAAGTGAGAGTGAAATTGATATTCTGATTGATATGAAGCAGGGGAGTGCACAGGCTACGGCATGGGGCTGTGACCTGACGTATGATTATGTGAAAATCAATGGAGACTATCGAACATAG
- a CDS encoding ATP-grasp domain-containing protein, which yields MNFIFISPHFPESYWLFCQGLKNNGVNVLAIADTPYNSLSTNLKNSINDFYQVSSLENYDEMLRAVAWFTYKHGKIDWIESNNEYWLRQDAALRRDFHVETGFPCEALDNCQSKHRMKEFFAAAGLKTARWQLATNLEDAQKFTELVGYPIVIKPDIGVGASDTHKIKNGDELRTAFAHGFKEAMIMEEYINGSCFSFDGITNSKKELLFVTSHQYTDSIMDAVNEQKNIGCYSYKDIPADIMEAGTRSVEAFDTRSRFFHFEFFRLLEDQPVGKKGDIIGLEVNMRPPGGFLPDMINYANDSNVYQLWADMIVHDTIHYQQVRKYSSGFIGRRDRLHYAHTTQDIQDTYRDSILMIRRLPAALATAMGDEVIVARFKTEEEILDFFRYVQE from the coding sequence ATGAACTTCATCTTTATTTCTCCGCACTTTCCGGAAAGCTACTGGCTGTTCTGTCAGGGACTGAAGAACAACGGTGTCAATGTGCTGGCGATTGCGGACACTCCGTACAACTCGTTAAGCACCAATCTGAAGAATTCCATCAATGACTTCTATCAGGTTTCCAGTCTTGAAAACTACGATGAAATGCTACGGGCAGTTGCCTGGTTCACCTATAAGCATGGAAAAATTGACTGGATCGAATCAAACAATGAATACTGGCTTCGTCAGGATGCAGCGCTGCGCAGAGATTTCCATGTTGAAACCGGATTCCCCTGCGAAGCGCTTGACAACTGTCAGAGCAAGCATCGCATGAAGGAGTTTTTCGCGGCTGCCGGATTGAAAACCGCCCGCTGGCAGCTGGCAACCAATCTGGAGGATGCACAGAAATTTACAGAGCTTGTCGGATATCCGATTGTAATCAAGCCGGATATCGGTGTAGGTGCCAGTGATACGCACAAAATCAAAAACGGGGATGAGCTGCGCACTGCCTTTGCTCATGGCTTTAAGGAAGCTATGATTATGGAGGAATACATAAACGGGAGCTGTTTTTCCTTTGACGGTATTACAAACAGTAAAAAGGAGCTGCTGTTTGTGACCTCTCATCAGTACACGGATAGTATTATGGATGCTGTCAATGAACAGAAAAATATCGGCTGTTATTCCTATAAGGATATTCCTGCCGATATCATGGAGGCCGGTACCCGCAGTGTGGAAGCCTTTGATACACGCAGCAGATTCTTCCATTTTGAATTTTTCCGTCTGCTGGAGGATCAGCCGGTTGGTAAAAAAGGCGATATCATCGGCCTTGAGGTCAATATGCGCCCGCCTGGCGGCTTCCTGCCGGATATGATCAACTATGCCAATGACAGCAATGTCTATCAGCTGTGGGCAGACATGATCGTTCATGACACGATCCATTACCAGCAGGTGCGCAAGTATTCCTCCGGCTTCATCGGAAGAAGAGACCGCCTGCACTATGCACATACAACGCAGGATATTCAGGACACCTATCGCGATAGTATTCTGATGATTCGCCGTCTTCCTGCGGCCCTTGCCACTGCTATGGGGGATGAGGTGATTGTGGCACGCTTTAAAACCGAGGAGGAAATCCTTGATTTCTTCCGCTATGTACAGGAATAA
- the argF gene encoding ornithine carbamoyltransferase: protein MKHLLTLADLTKEELYDLLDLADSLKKEVKKGVFTPYLRNKTLGMIFTKSSTRTRVSFETGMAQLGGTALYLNANDMQLGRGEPIKDTARVLSRYLDGIMIRTYKHSDVEELAEYGSIPIINGLTDYVHPCQVLADLQTIREHKGTLTGLKMCFIGAGNNMANSLINGGILAGMEVACACPLEYLPDEEITKRAQASGRFTLTQNVLEAAKDADVLVTDVWASMGEEQEAAQRRKIFEGIYQINDACMAVAKADAMVLHCLPAHREEEITEKVFEAHADEIFDEAENRLHAQKAVLVTLLKD, encoded by the coding sequence ATGAAGCATTTACTGACACTTGCAGATTTGACAAAGGAAGAGCTGTATGATCTGCTGGATTTGGCAGACAGTCTGAAAAAAGAAGTGAAAAAGGGTGTGTTTACGCCATACCTGCGAAATAAAACGCTTGGTATGATTTTTACCAAATCATCCACCAGAACCCGTGTTTCCTTTGAAACGGGAATGGCACAGCTGGGTGGCACTGCACTGTATCTGAATGCCAATGATATGCAGCTGGGACGCGGAGAGCCAATCAAGGATACGGCACGTGTGCTGTCCCGCTATCTGGACGGCATTATGATTCGCACGTACAAGCATTCCGATGTAGAGGAGCTTGCGGAATATGGAAGCATTCCTATTATCAATGGTCTGACAGACTATGTGCATCCCTGTCAGGTGCTGGCAGATCTACAGACGATTCGGGAACACAAGGGTACTCTTACGGGTTTGAAAATGTGCTTTATCGGTGCCGGAAATAATATGGCGAATTCCCTGATCAACGGTGGAATTCTCGCCGGCATGGAGGTGGCATGTGCCTGCCCGCTGGAATATCTGCCGGATGAGGAAATCACGAAGCGTGCACAGGCCAGCGGACGCTTCACACTGACCCAGAATGTGCTGGAGGCCGCGAAGGATGCGGATGTACTGGTGACGGATGTGTGGGCGAGCATGGGGGAAGAGCAGGAGGCTGCTCAGCGCAGGAAGATCTTTGAGGGCATCTATCAGATCAATGATGCATGCATGGCTGTGGCAAAAGCGGATGCCATGGTACTGCACTGCCTGCCTGCACATCGGGAAGAGGAAATTACAGAGAAGGTATTTGAAGCTCATGCGGATGAAATCTTCGACGAAGCGGAAAATCGTCTGCATGCGCAAAAGGCGGTTCTTGTTACACTGCTGAAGGACTGA
- a CDS encoding argininosuccinate synthase translates to METKDIKKVILAYSGGLDTSIIIPWLKENYNNCEVVAVSADVGQGTELDGLEEKAIKTGASKLYILDLKDEFVEDYIYPCLKANAIYEDVYLLGTAFARPLIGQKLVEIAKQEGADAICHGCTGKGNDQVRFELAIKAFAPDMPIIAPWRTWELKSRDDEIDYAEAHNIPLKISRETNYSKDKNLWHLSHEGLDLEDPMNEPQYDDILEMGVTPEQAPDTPTYITLTFEKGIPTALNGEKLGGQAMVTKLNEIGGANGIGIIDMVENRLVGMKSRGVYETPGGTILYKAHQWLESICLDKETMHYKQGVGIKFGEILYNGQWFTPLREALSAFVDKTSETVSGEVKIKLYKGNLTPASISSPYTLYSEQIASFGEDDSYDQNDSAGFINLYGLPIKVKAIMDEKRKK, encoded by the coding sequence ATGGAAACAAAAGACATTAAGAAGGTAATACTTGCATATTCCGGCGGGCTGGATACCTCCATTATCATCCCGTGGCTGAAGGAAAATTACAATAACTGTGAGGTCGTTGCGGTTTCTGCGGATGTAGGACAGGGAACAGAGCTGGATGGACTTGAGGAAAAAGCGATCAAGACCGGTGCCAGCAAGCTGTATATTCTGGATTTGAAGGATGAATTTGTGGAGGATTATATCTATCCCTGTTTAAAAGCCAATGCCATTTATGAGGATGTATATCTGCTGGGAACAGCCTTTGCACGTCCGCTGATTGGACAGAAGCTGGTGGAAATCGCGAAACAGGAGGGAGCTGACGCTATTTGTCACGGCTGTACCGGTAAGGGGAATGATCAGGTACGCTTCGAGCTGGCAATCAAGGCGTTTGCACCGGATATGCCGATTATAGCGCCATGGAGAACATGGGAGCTGAAATCCAGAGATGATGAAATTGATTATGCAGAAGCGCATAACATTCCGTTAAAGATTTCAAGAGAAACCAATTATTCCAAGGATAAAAATCTGTGGCATTTAAGCCATGAGGGGCTGGATCTGGAGGATCCGATGAATGAGCCGCAGTATGATGACATACTGGAGATGGGAGTGACCCCGGAACAGGCTCCGGATACACCGACTTATATCACTCTGACCTTTGAGAAGGGGATTCCGACAGCATTAAACGGTGAAAAGCTGGGCGGTCAGGCAATGGTAACAAAGCTGAATGAGATTGGCGGTGCCAACGGCATCGGTATCATTGATATGGTAGAAAACCGTCTGGTGGGAATGAAGAGCCGTGGTGTTTATGAAACACCGGGCGGAACCATTTTATATAAGGCGCATCAGTGGCTGGAATCCATCTGTCTGGATAAGGAAACCATGCATTACAAGCAGGGGGTAGGAATTAAATTCGGTGAAATTCTCTACAACGGACAATGGTTCACTCCGCTTCGTGAAGCATTGAGTGCCTTTGTCGATAAGACAAGTGAAACCGTGAGTGGTGAGGTGAAAATCAAGCTGTATAAGGGAAATCTTACACCGGCCAGCATTTCCTCGCCATATACCTTATATTCCGAGCAGATTGCAAGCTTTGGTGAGGATGATTCCTATGATCAAAATGATTCCGCAGGCTTTATCAATCTGTATGGGCTGCCAATCAAGGTAAAGGCGATCATGGATGAAAAAAGGAAGAAATAA
- the argB gene encoding acetylglutamate kinase, producing MKIDAIQKATILSKALPYIQKYNGKIVVIKYGGNAMKNETLKQNVMTDIVLLSEIGVHVVLVHGGGPEINGMLHKVGKQSRFVAGLRYTDEETMDVVQMVLAGKTNKDLVSLINQKGARAVGISGMDANCIQARQYTVDEGDLGFVGEIEEIHEELILDIIEKGYIPVVASVGCDAAGHAYNINADTAAASIAAKLHAENMILVSDIPGLLRNPEDEGSLIPRATLSEIEELKKDGVISGGMIPKVDCLVTAVQGSVQRAVIIDGRVPHSILIEMFSEEGIGTLVEE from the coding sequence TTGAAAATAGATGCCATACAGAAAGCGACCATATTGTCCAAGGCACTTCCGTATATACAGAAGTATAACGGAAAAATCGTTGTCATTAAATACGGCGGAAACGCCATGAAAAATGAAACGCTGAAGCAAAATGTCATGACGGATATTGTATTGCTGTCGGAAATCGGTGTGCATGTCGTGCTGGTGCACGGCGGAGGGCCGGAAATCAACGGTATGCTGCATAAGGTTGGTAAGCAGTCACGCTTTGTCGCAGGACTACGCTATACAGATGAGGAAACAATGGATGTTGTACAGATGGTGCTGGCTGGAAAAACGAATAAGGATCTGGTGTCCCTGATCAACCAGAAGGGTGCCAGAGCGGTCGGCATCAGCGGAATGGATGCCAATTGTATTCAGGCAAGGCAGTATACGGTGGATGAGGGCGATCTCGGCTTTGTCGGTGAAATCGAGGAGATTCATGAGGAGCTGATTCTGGATATCATTGAAAAGGGCTATATTCCGGTGGTGGCCAGTGTCGGCTGTGACGCGGCAGGACATGCCTATAACATCAATGCAGATACGGCAGCGGCCAGTATTGCGGCTAAGCTGCATGCGGAAAATATGATTCTGGTTAGCGATATACCGGGGCTTTTACGAAATCCTGAGGATGAAGGCTCGCTGATTCCAAGAGCGACGTTATCCGAAATTGAGGAATTGAAAAAGGATGGTGTCATCAGCGGCGGGATGATTCCCAAGGTGGACTGTCTGGTGACAGCTGTACAGGGCTCTGTGCAGCGGGCGGTGATTATCGATGGACGGGTTCCGCATTCCATCCTGATTGAAATGTTTAGTGAAGAAGGCATCGGAACCCTGGTAGAGGAGTGA
- the argH gene encoding argininosuccinate lyase, with protein sequence MNLWDARFKKEADQRLNDFNSSISIDHLMVTQDIKGSMAHAAMLAKQGIISKADGAAIAQGLEAIQRDIESGALLIDPSAEDIHMFMEQELTKRIGDAGKRLHTARSRNDQVALDTRMYCSDEVRTVCDKLQELLTVLCEKAQEHTETIMPGYTHLQRAQPITFAHHLMAYAEMFLRDLQRLQEAQKRIRTLPLGSGALAATTYPIDREFVKEQLHFDSISMNSLDGVSDRDFCIEIASDLSMVMMHLSRFAEEVILWCSWEFKFMELDDAFATGSSIMPQKKNPDVAELIRGKTGRVYGDLQTLLTMMKGLPLAYNKDMQEDKEAVFDALHTVQLCLTTFTPMLKSAAIRKDNMRNAAARGFINATDCADYLTKKGMAFRDAYRVLGRLVSYAQEQEKTLETLTLDEYKSFSDQFEEDIYGAISLETCVKQRKVIGGPAPEIVAAHIEHVKAIQKEMDADEID encoded by the coding sequence ATGAATTTATGGGATGCACGATTCAAGAAGGAAGCGGATCAGCGGCTGAATGATTTCAACTCCAGTATTTCCATTGACCATCTTATGGTTACACAGGATATAAAAGGCTCCATGGCGCATGCGGCCATGCTTGCAAAGCAGGGAATTATTTCAAAAGCAGACGGTGCTGCCATCGCGCAGGGGCTGGAAGCGATTCAAAGAGATATTGAGAGCGGCGCGCTTTTGATTGATCCCTCAGCCGAGGATATTCATATGTTCATGGAGCAGGAGCTTACAAAACGGATTGGGGATGCGGGAAAGCGATTGCATACAGCGCGCTCCCGTAATGATCAGGTGGCACTGGATACCCGTATGTATTGCAGTGATGAGGTACGTACGGTATGTGACAAGCTGCAGGAGCTGCTTACGGTCCTGTGTGAAAAGGCACAGGAGCATACGGAAACCATCATGCCGGGCTACACGCATCTGCAGCGTGCGCAGCCCATCACCTTTGCACATCATCTGATGGCCTATGCGGAGATGTTTTTACGCGACCTTCAGCGATTGCAGGAGGCACAGAAGCGTATTCGCACACTCCCGCTGGGAAGCGGTGCTCTGGCAGCTACCACCTATCCGATTGACCGGGAATTTGTAAAGGAGCAGCTTCACTTTGACAGCATCAGCATGAATTCTCTGGACGGTGTCAGTGATCGCGACTTCTGTATAGAAATAGCATCCGATCTTTCTATGGTTATGATGCATCTGTCCCGTTTTGCGGAAGAGGTGATTCTGTGGTGCTCCTGGGAATTTAAATTTATGGAGCTGGACGATGCCTTTGCGACAGGAAGCAGCATTATGCCGCAGAAGAAGAATCCGGATGTGGCAGAGCTGATTCGTGGAAAAACCGGACGGGTCTATGGCGATTTACAGACGCTGCTGACGATGATGAAGGGACTTCCGCTTGCCTATAATAAGGATATGCAGGAGGATAAGGAGGCAGTTTTTGATGCTCTGCATACAGTGCAGCTGTGTCTGACCACCTTTACACCGATGCTCAAAAGCGCTGCAATTCGCAAGGATAATATGCGTAATGCAGCCGCCAGGGGCTTTATCAATGCGACCGACTGCGCCGATTATCTGACGAAGAAGGGCATGGCATTTCGGGACGCCTACCGGGTCTTGGGCAGACTGGTAAGCTATGCACAGGAACAGGAAAAAACATTGGAAACACTGACACTGGATGAGTATAAAAGCTTCAGTGATCAGTTTGAAGAAGACATCTATGGAGCGATTTCTCTGGAGACCTGTGTGAAACAGCGAAAGGTCATCGGCGGACCGGCTCCGGAAATCGTTGCCGCACATATTGAACATGTGAAAGCGATACAAAAGGAGATGGATGCAGATGAAATTGATTAA
- a CDS encoding aspartate aminotransferase family protein, which produces MGIKENDQRYIAHTYARFDVVLTHGKGCRVYDENEKEYLDLTAGIGVNALGYADDAWVQAVASQAATLPHVSNLYYSQPDSDVAELLCERCGFTNMFFANSGAEANEGAIKVARKYSSDHYGFGRHEIITLVNSFHGRTITALSATGQDHFHQHFDPFTPGFVHAVANDIADLKSKVSKRTCAVMLEMIQGEGGVLPLEPAFVSAVAELCRERDILLIVDEVQTGIGRCGTLYAYEQYGIHPDIVTTAKGLGNGLPIGGVLLSEKVSDTFHPGDHGTTFGGNPIACAGACVVLKRMDEAFLNAVQKKGAYVEQRLSKMPHVVQVNGLGLMRGVVLDGVTARDVVAACIEKGVLLLTAKDKLRLLPPLTITLEELKEAMDVMEAVLTQIA; this is translated from the coding sequence ATGGGTATAAAAGAGAATGATCAGCGCTATATCGCCCACACGTATGCACGCTTTGATGTTGTGCTGACGCATGGCAAGGGCTGTCGGGTATATGATGAAAATGAAAAGGAATATCTGGATCTGACAGCCGGTATCGGTGTAAATGCACTTGGCTATGCGGATGATGCATGGGTACAGGCTGTTGCGAGCCAGGCGGCCACGCTTCCGCATGTGTCCAATCTGTATTATTCACAGCCGGACAGTGATGTGGCAGAGCTGCTGTGTGAGCGATGCGGCTTTACCAATATGTTTTTTGCGAATTCCGGAGCAGAGGCGAATGAAGGTGCAATCAAGGTTGCCAGAAAATATTCCAGTGATCATTATGGCTTTGGACGGCATGAAATCATCACGCTGGTGAATTCCTTTCACGGACGAACCATTACGGCGTTGAGTGCAACCGGACAGGATCATTTCCACCAGCATTTTGATCCCTTTACACCCGGATTTGTACATGCGGTTGCCAATGATATTGCGGATTTGAAAAGCAAAGTCAGCAAGCGTACCTGTGCTGTCATGCTGGAGATGATTCAGGGAGAAGGCGGTGTACTTCCACTGGAGCCGGCGTTTGTGAGCGCGGTGGCAGAGCTGTGCAGAGAGCGGGACATCCTGCTGATCGTGGATGAGGTGCAGACCGGTATCGGGCGTTGCGGTACCCTGTATGCATATGAACAGTATGGGATTCATCCGGATATCGTTACTACAGCAAAGGGGCTGGGGAACGGTCTTCCGATTGGTGGTGTCCTGTTGTCGGAAAAGGTATCCGACACCTTTCATCCCGGCGATCATGGTACAACGTTCGGTGGCAATCCCATTGCCTGTGCCGGTGCATGTGTTGTATTAAAGCGCATGGATGAAGCGTTTCTGAACGCTGTTCAAAAAAAGGGTGCTTATGTAGAGCAGCGACTGAGCAAAATGCCGCATGTCGTACAGGTCAATGGTCTGGGACTCATGCGTGGTGTGGTTCTGGATGGTGTTACAGCCAGGGATGTTGTGGCTGCATGCATTGAAAAGGGCGTATTGCTTTTAACGGCCAAGGACAAGCTCCGCTTGCTGCCTCCGCTTACCATCACACTGGAGGAGCTGAAGGAAGCGATGGATGTTATGGAAGCTGTACTGACGCAGATTGCGTAA
- a CDS encoding transporter accessory protein, whose protein sequence is MKKIVLLLMVSLLCACSANTEADKSEPNKKDAYCSDETDKSSACGIDESADMSGYKDFRETKNQFVDSDMQEALSVFQKKESAILYFGYPSCPWCVEALPVMNEVAKADKQHILYIRTRDDKKELLYTPKQKLEMISYTKQFMEKDDQGEYQLYVPFVVVVKDGKAVSGHIGTVDGHDAHERKMTEKETQELKKIYEDMFSAVTK, encoded by the coding sequence ATGAAAAAAATCGTTCTGCTGCTCATGGTCAGCCTGTTATGCGCATGCAGTGCAAATACGGAGGCAGATAAGTCAGAACCGAATAAAAAGGATGCCTACTGCTCAGATGAAACAGATAAAAGCAGTGCCTGCGGAATTGACGAAAGTGCGGATATGAGCGGATATAAGGATTTCAGGGAAACAAAAAATCAGTTTGTAGATTCGGATATGCAGGAGGCTCTTTCCGTATTTCAGAAAAAGGAAAGTGCAATCCTGTATTTCGGATATCCAAGCTGTCCGTGGTGTGTGGAGGCACTGCCTGTGATGAATGAAGTCGCGAAGGCAGATAAGCAGCATATCTTATACATACGAACAAGAGATGACAAGAAGGAGCTTCTCTATACACCAAAGCAGAAGCTGGAGATGATTTCTTATACAAAGCAGTTTATGGAAAAGGATGATCAAGGTGAGTATCAGCTTTACGTGCCCTTTGTCGTGGTCGTAAAGGATGGAAAGGCTGTTTCCGGACACATTGGTACGGTGGATGGTCATGATGCGCATGAACGGAAAATGACAGAGAAGGAAACGCAGGAGCTGAAAAAAATCTATGAAGATATGTTTTCTGCCGTAACAAAATAG
- a CDS encoding ECF transporter S component — protein MSNQVKQLTLSAFFLALGLVLPFAFHSFGPQAGTVFLPMHIPVLLCGFVCGPAYGALVGMLTPLLSSALTGMPPLMPTGIAMCLELSTYGFLSGWMTKKLPLYPSLIITMLAGRAVSGLANLVLLSMAHKAYTMQIFLTAAFVTAIPGIVLQLVMIPLLVSVVKKLEVRKAED, from the coding sequence ATGAGTAATCAGGTCAAACAGCTGACACTGTCAGCATTCTTTCTGGCACTGGGGCTTGTACTGCCCTTTGCCTTTCATTCCTTTGGACCGCAGGCAGGCACAGTTTTTCTGCCGATGCATATACCGGTATTGCTGTGCGGATTTGTGTGCGGCCCCGCCTATGGCGCTCTGGTTGGCATGCTGACACCGCTGCTGTCGAGTGCATTAACCGGCATGCCGCCGCTCATGCCGACCGGAATTGCCATGTGTTTGGAGCTGTCGACGTATGGCTTTTTGAGCGGATGGATGACTAAAAAGCTGCCGCTGTATCCTTCTTTAATTATCACGATGCTGGCAGGAAGGGCAGTCAGCGGACTTGCCAACCTGGTGCTGCTGAGCATGGCACACAAGGCATATACCATGCAGATATTTTTAACTGCCGCCTTTGTTACTGCGATACCCGGCATTGTGCTGCAGCTGGTGATGATACCGCTTCTTGTGAGTGTCGTGAAAAAGCTGGAGGTCAGAAAAGCAGAGGATTGA
- a CDS encoding N-acetyl-gamma-glutamyl-phosphate reductase yields MKLIKAGVIGASGYAGAELVRLLLMHPYAELTAISSKSYTGKPISELYPGFYQLCDMVFSDEDTVIAASDIVFASLPHGLSEPLARKCYDAHVKFIDLGADFRLRDEQDYREWYKLDYHDSELHELAVYGLPELYRAQIKGADIIGNPGCYPTSIALALAPLMKLGLVNEQHIIIDAKSGTTGAGKGLSDNTHFPRCNEAFAPYKVAAHRHTPEIEQTLSELCHSKASITFTPHLLPINRGIISTIYVDLTDEAILEELWSMYRLFYQDEPFVRVLPLGSCADLKYIKYSNFCDVSLHMDARNNRLILVSAIDNMVKGAAGQAIQNMNILFDCKEDSGLMYVPASF; encoded by the coding sequence ATGAAATTGATTAAAGCGGGGGTCATTGGAGCCAGCGGCTATGCCGGTGCAGAACTTGTGCGGCTGCTGCTGATGCATCCATATGCCGAGCTGACGGCAATCAGCTCCAAAAGCTATACCGGAAAGCCTATCAGTGAATTATATCCGGGCTTTTACCAGCTCTGTGATATGGTGTTCAGCGATGAGGACACGGTGATTGCAGCATCGGATATCGTATTTGCATCCCTGCCGCACGGACTCAGTGAGCCGCTGGCACGCAAATGCTATGATGCTCATGTGAAATTCATTGATCTGGGAGCGGATTTCCGTCTGCGTGATGAGCAGGATTACAGGGAATGGTACAAACTGGATTATCATGACAGTGAGCTCCATGAATTGGCTGTATACGGCTTGCCGGAGCTGTATCGTGCGCAAATCAAAGGGGCGGATATCATTGGAAATCCGGGCTGTTATCCAACCAGCATCGCGCTGGCACTTGCACCACTCATGAAGCTGGGGCTGGTCAATGAGCAGCATATCATCATCGATGCGAAGTCGGGGACAACCGGGGCAGGCAAGGGACTGAGTGATAACACACATTTCCCGCGCTGCAACGAAGCCTTTGCTCCGTATAAGGTTGCGGCACACCGCCATACACCGGAAATTGAACAGACTCTGTCCGAGCTGTGCCACAGTAAAGCCAGCATTACCTTTACACCGCATCTGTTGCCCATTAACCGCGGTATCATTTCCACGATTTATGTGGATTTGACGGATGAAGCAATTCTGGAGGAGCTTTGGTCGATGTATCGGCTGTTCTATCAGGACGAACCCTTTGTCCGCGTACTGCCTCTGGGCAGCTGTGCGGATTTGAAATATATTAAGTATTCGAATTTCTGCGATGTATCCCTGCATATGGATGCTCGCAATAACCGCCTGATTCTGGTATCGGCCATCGATAATATGGTGAAGGGTGCTGCCGGACAGGCCATACAGAATATGAACATTCTGTTCGACTGTAAGGAGGACAGCGGGCTGATGTATGTGCCTGCCTCCTTCTAG
- a CDS encoding thioredoxin family protein, which produces MKHVRMMYLKGCPHCKAAFAMVKELQDSYPELRGVNIEAIEEQEQKKLADSLDYWYVPTYFVDGVKLLEGVPTKEKVEAVLRAAL; this is translated from the coding sequence ATGAAGCATGTACGTATGATGTATTTGAAGGGATGTCCGCATTGCAAAGCGGCATTCGCAATGGTAAAGGAATTGCAGGACAGCTATCCTGAGCTGCGGGGTGTAAACATAGAGGCGATTGAGGAACAGGAACAGAAGAAGCTTGCGGATTCTCTGGATTACTGGTATGTTCCAACCTATTTCGTGGATGGTGTTAAGCTGCTGGAGGGTGTACCGACAAAGGAAAAGGTGGAGGCTGTGCTGCGTGCCGCATTATAG